The genome window CGAGTCGAAGCTCGAGGCGCACGGGGGAAGCCTGCCGAGGGCGGCTTCCGAACTGGCCAAGGACTGGCGCACCGACCGGGTGCTGCGCCGGCTCGACGCGCTGCTCCTGGTGGCCGACACCGCGTACCTTCTGGTGCTCTCCGGCAACGGGGAGGTCGTCGAGCCCGACGACGGGGTGGCGGCCATCGGGTCAGGCGGGCCGGTCGCCCTCGCGGCGGCACGCGCGCTTTTGCGCCACACCGCTCTGAAGCCGGCCGAGATCGTGCAGGAGTCCCTGATGATTGCGGCTTCCATCGATATATATACAAACGACCGCATTCTGGTGGAGGAACTTTGAGCCAGGGGCCCCAAAGCGCCAGGCCGCTCGTTTGGAAGTGATGGGCGTGCGCATGGAAGATCTCACCCCGCG of Bacillota bacterium contains these proteins:
- the hslV gene encoding ATP-dependent protease subunit HslV — protein: MGADGQVTMGQQVVIKHSARKVRRLYQGRVLAGFAGAAADSLTLLDRFESKLEAHGGSLPRAASELAKDWRTDRVLRRLDALLLVADTAYLLVLSGNGEVVEPDDGVAAIGSGGPVALAAARALLRHTALKPAEIVQESLMIAASIDIYTNDRILVEEL